Within the Gadus chalcogrammus isolate NIFS_2021 chromosome 20, NIFS_Gcha_1.0, whole genome shotgun sequence genome, the region CACCTCAGTGTTTGGCACAGCAGAAGCTGTCATAATGTGACTGTGTTCTAGTTGTTCTCCGTGGAAGCAAAATAAGAATACTACTGACGTACAAACTTACGTGTGATATTAAAGCTATGCACAGACCTACGTCAGTAATATAATATTCTGCCACACTTGATTGGGCATTGCCTTTGTTCTTTTTGATGTAGATAATAAGAAAAAACATACTACAATTGGTGTAATAATATTTTTGTATTATATGGATACCTTTAtcgttcttttcttttcttataaAGATTGTAGAGTTCGCCCTCGGTTGGTCAAAGCAATACCAACCGTCCTAAAAAAGGTGTGTGCGCACTACGAGTTAACGTGTTTCAAAGGGGTCCGCATTTTTGTGGAAAAATGTATCGCTGAATAGAAGAGACGAAGAAGATAACTTTGAAACTGCATATCAAAGCACAGTGTAGACATGAGCTCATCGCTGTTAATTTGTTTTAAAGAGCGTCCTTTAGCGATATTAAGAGTAGGACACGGACCTCCTTCTACACCAATGGACCCCACAAGAGGCTAAATATACACTTCATTAAAGAATGCCCTCACATCTGACTTTCAATGTGATTTGTGGTGTGGGGACGTATAGGTCGACGTTGTATCAGGGGAATGGAACTACTCGTGTGTAGTGTTATTTTGTGAGAGCGGTGAAAGATAGATGGCTTATCAGCCCATAAAACCAGACAGCATTTCCACTTGTGCTTTCCTCGCAAAACCGAGGCGGCTCCGGAGGGCATTAAAAACAATGGTCGATTTAACAAAAAAAGGTTTAAATGtcagtatataaatatatctgtctgtccatctgtatgTCTGTTCATTTAAGAACATCATAGCTGGTTTGCTATACATTTATTCAtgatttttaaataaacaaaaaaggaaTATGGTTTACTTTATCCTTTCATTGCAGTTGAGTTAAAAAAAAGAGTGAAAACTGGAATGGGATCATTCCTCAAAGCTTAAAATACACATATTCTTTTTAAGTACCTCTCGCCTCAAACTTCCTGCTAGATCTGTTTAACcatgaataaaatgtaaaaataaacaaacacacattcacacacacacacacacacacacacacacacacacacacgcacacgcacacgcacacacacacacacacacacacacacacacacacacacacacacacacacacacacacacacacacacacacacacaccagctgtgTGCTCCTGGCTGCAGGTAGGGCCCCCTGTCTCAGGACAGAACCGTAGCAGTCCAGGCAGATCCTGGGATCTGTGTACAGATTTGAAGCATGACCGGATTCCACTTTAAGTTAAGATCTAAAAACAGCCATTTCCTATAATTACAAGCTCTTCGGCCGGGGGTATCAGGTGGCCCCTAATGGCGGAACAGAGGACCGAGGATGTCGTAGGGGCCCCGCAAGATAAGGACGGTTTCACTTAAAAAAAGacgagagaaggagtgagagacagagagagggagctctgGGTATACACTGGGAGTGggggactctgtgtgtgtgtgtgtgtgtgtgtgtgtgtgaggacgaGGAGATCATCATGATAGATACAGGTTGCCATTTCATCATTGGCCACATCCTCCGAGCGACTCTTCGGGTTTGTCATTCTTCTCTCAACACGTCCCATGTCCTTCCAAAACTTGCTCCATTGAGATTGTGAGCAGTAGGAAAATATTCCAAATATTCCGAAATATTCCGTAATATAAATCATAGAAGAAGCGAATCCAAACACATGCTTTTCAGTATAGGATGACAAGCCCAGGCTTATCGGCCTGGTAACGTTTCTGGGCTATCAGCACCCCTTCCAGCCGGCCATCCAAACCACCAGATAATGTGAAGAGATCTCCTcttgaacacacacgcatacacagacacgcagagacacacaaaaacacacccatatttttaaaacacgcacacacacacacactcacacactcacacacaaacacacaaacacacaaaaacaagacacGCGGCTTCCTCAGTTATCTCCGGCCACAAGGGGTCCATTCATGtccgtcctcctcttcccctcctcttgCGATCATCCTAGCATCCAAGTTCATGGTAAAGTAACCCAGCCCGCCAGGAACTTGGAGGAGCCCCGCTGCCTTGCGTGCACTCTGCAACGCACTACCTTGAGTCCACTTTATCAGCGGTAGAGCCGTCAATCATGCCAGACAATGGGGACAGTGAGGTGGACAGAGActcagacagaggctcattcacattgtggtggtggaggtggtggcggtggtggtggaggtggtggtggaggtggtggtggcggtggtggaggttggtggcgttggtgggggggggggtttctggGGGCCATCAGCAGCACTCTAGTTCTAAGGCTGAGACACGTCAGGCTCCTGTCCTCCATACCTCCTCAGTCCAGGTGGATGGTTTGCACACACttttattctttgttttttcagtttgtgtttgtttgagttgcCTAAGCTGGAGAGACCGGCCCACCAGACTGAAGCATTGTCTGCGCGGTGTTTCGCTTTGATGCTTCATCCTCCGGGAAAGCTTGAATTCGTGCTGTTTCAGACCTCTCCACacagtggtttgtgtgtgtgtgtgtgtgtgtgtgtgtgtgtgtgtgtgtgtgtgtgtgtgtgtgtgtgtgtgtgtgtgtgtgtgtgtgtgtgtgcgtgtgtgtgtgtgtgtgtgtgtgtgtgtgtgtgtgagcgtgtgtgtggatatgtatggtcttgtgtgtgtgttggtgtatctgtgtgtgtgtgtgtgtgtgtgtgtgtgtgtgtgtgtgtgtgtgcatgcgtgtgtgtttgtgtgtatttgtgtgtgtgtgcacatgcgtgtgtttgagtgtgtgtctgagcactTGTTGTAGCGGTGTCAGGGGGCCCGTGGGCTTATACCCACTGCCTTGTCTGTCAGCGCTTCAAAAGGCTGAGCGTGTTTGGGCTGAACTCAGCACGCTGTATCCGACACATAGATAGGTAGATACAGTTTGTCCATCAttgaaagaaaaggaaaaggaaacgATATATAATCCATCTGTTTCTTGTTGATAGGAGATTCCTTTTGATGGTAGTCATAGCAGTAAGTAAACCCTTAGGTTATTAAACATATTTACTTCAAAACAAGGGTATACATCTCCTCTCATCCACCAGTCCTGTTTTTGTCCCTAACCCTATACACTTATATGAATTGCTCTTTATATCTCAGTTAATATACTACTGTGTATCCTCATTCCCTCTCATGTTGTTATAAGCAAGAAAGATGTGTCAAAAGCAGCAGTAACTAAAAGGTTGGTGGTCCCGGTGGTCAAAATACTTCTTTCATGTCCTGATGAGCTCCCCAGACCTTTTTGGAGAACAACAATATCCAGAGCCAAGAGGGCCTAACGGCTTCGCCTCCTCTAATCCGTGAATGGTACGTGCCACCTGTCTTGTGACAGGGATCAAAAGCAGGGTCATGCCACCCCTTTGGTCtccgtgggggggaggggggactgaCATAGTTGGTGACCTGTTCCTAAAATCTAGGAAAAGCAAAGGCATGCTGGTTGTTACAACAGAAGAGCAATTTGAAGAAATTTGTAGAAGTAGAAGATTTTCACAGTGGATGTTGTTAAAGTAACATCCAGGAACAGTTAACATTGGCATTCTTCATGGATTCAAGATTTCAATATGAAAGAAAGTGGGAtgtgtatgttatgttatgttaggAACACCTGTTTCTTACATGATCTAGAACCTTTCGTTCTGCCTTGACTAGAATGAgcaaaagagacacacacatgcgcacacgcacacacacacacacacacacacacacacacacacacacacacacacacacacacaccacacacacacacacacacacacacacacacacacacacacacacacacacacacacacacacacacagatgcatagacacatagagacatagagacagagtaGGATGTAGTCAAGATAGTGGGGCTGCAGGGTGCACTTTGTCCATCAGCAGACATACCCTCTCCGCCCAAATATTTTTTCATCTTCCAGGGATGTGGTGAGCTGCAGCCTGTAactcactccttctcctccctcaacACCTCCTCGCCCATTATCCACTCATCCATCCGTCTTTAGAGTGAGGCCGACCTGCCCTCTACCTCCGTTCTCCTCTGGCCATACTTGAGAATCATAAGAGGAAGGAAAAAGACAGCTGAGGCCCATGTAGGATGCTTGAAGGAGCCCTTCTCCCTATTTTCTACCCCACTGCACATCAACCTGCTGCAGTTGCGTATCTTCTCACCAAACCGTAACAGCGGTGGATTTCCTGGCTAATGCACCATTACAGACAAACGGAAATGCAGTTGGGACCATCTAGTTCCTCTGAGTATGAGACGAGAGTTTATAGAGCATGCCCCCTTGGGTGACAGACCGGACAGTTACGACCTCCACATATCACCGGTGGATAGACTTCCAATGTAAACACACCTTAATACCCCCATAGACATCTCCCTCCCCGCCACCCAAGAGAGAATATCCTGTCCCTGGAAAGGGTCTCAAGGGCCTCAGTCTgccggctccccccccccccccaccccctcctcctcaccactctCTGCTGGAGCTCCTCCGGATCTCCTCCGGTCCCAAGATCAAAGGAGGTCCACTAATGACTGCACCAGACACGGAGCGGATGTCCTCCTGGCTGGAGAACAAGCATGGGGACAGGGTAGGGCTGGGCCTGAGCAAACACGCCGACCACGACTCCTCTGACACCGGCTTTCTCTCAACTTGGATCGAAAAGATATCAATCTGTTGGCTATACATTATATCACACCAACTCTGACCCCAATGTGTGCTCATGATGAACGTGTGCCTAGGAACATACAGGAGTAATCATCTCGGACAGAGGTTATTGATCAAAGTCATTCATCATCACGATGTACGATGTGCTCTTCCTTTAATGCACTGGAATACAATTTCTAATGAGAGGCCTGTTGAATGAACACTTTCTCCGCAGAATGTTGAATCAACAATGCAGGCAAGATGGCTGACGTATAGACCGCTAGTCCTGTAACGCAAAATACAAAATGCACCGTGAAACAGCATATTAAGGACAGCACGAATCGTGAGCATTGTCACACATACCAGTGCATTACTGAGCCGAATATGCCTAGCATAACATTAAAAACGGTTATGGAGTTAATCTGATGGATGGAAACAGCCACAGCGGCAGCAGGTGGGCCCAGTCACCCACCCCCGAGTTTGAgttcctgtcctctcctcctctattgTTAAAGGTCACGTCAGGGTCCCGCCTCCCTTTGAAGCCCCAGGATTAACCACACGCTAAGGGCCAAGTTTCCCCTTCGTCAAAAGAAAACGCTGCTGAGGACTCTCCCCTGAAACAGTGCAGCCAATTAGCACAAAGAACTCTGGCCCACGTACCGGAATGTTaatctctgattggttgtttcTCTGTCAACAGGGCGGTACTATTACCTGCAACAGCTCTTTGTTCAGGGGTGCCCAGCAGAGATGAATTAGCTACAACACTGCTAGAGCCCCAAGTCAACACCATTATCTGATATGAGAGGCAATCAATTATTTATAGGCAGAACACTGTTACAGTCTTATTTCTAGTCTGATTCAATGAATGGCTTGAGATGGCATAAACAACTATGCACAACTACCCCAAATGCGGTTTAAATGCACAATAGCAATTGAGGtggaatgaatgggtgaatagtGTTATATGAACGTTAGAATCTAATAAGAAGAATCAAACACTATTGAATGTTCCGAATTCAATGATCCCAATTGTATTATTCTCCCTCAAACGGTATCTCGTCAAGAGGAACAGATGGCCTTCCCCCTATGGCTCCATGGAGTCTGCAAACATGGCGCTGTGGGCTTCAGGATGTGATTCTAATCTATAACTTTTTTATGAATATAATACGGATTCATGTTGTTGGTGTCTTGGAGAAGTCTGTGTTTGTTGACAGACTTAGGCTTTTACATGTCTATACGTGTAtatgggcgcacacacacacacacacacacacaacattcttCATTCACCCCTATATTTGACTGCCCTGTATCATCTCTACTAAGACAGAGTTGAAGAGAGAATGACTGACAggatggccccgcccccacggcCTCCTGATAGGATGTGAGGGTCCGTTGTTTTGACAGCACACCTGGCTTAAACACCTTCCCGCCGGGTCGTGGAAAGGGAGGGTCCCGTATGCAGGTCTGTTAGGCTGAAGGCCCCTGCGTGCCACCACCTTTCAACATCACCCCCCTATCTTCAGAAggctcctctctcttttctgcgGTGATAAGGGTTTGtccttttattctttattttgcgaGGGTACAGCTTTCGATAAGATCCCTTGAGATAATAAACAATCTGCCTCACTAAGGTCTATTAGGTAAGTTGTCTTGTTTTCGCTTGTGAATTCCTAAATATTATAACATTATTCAGATCATAATTCAATATATTGAATCAGTATATCAATCAACTAATTTAAATTGGCATCCAGAGACCATATTAGCACTCGTGTTGTGTAGCCTATGCATTACTATTAACATTGAGTAAATCATTTTGTGGTATTGTATTTCCTTATGTTCCTTAGGGATGTACACCCTTTGAATGCTGTGTAATTGTAATtatttcaagttatttcagtgCACACATTGAACAGAGATGGCAATGAGTGATTCATTTAATTACCAAAACATAGCTCCTGCAATGACTCACTAATTATTTGAGAGAGCTCTTTCTTAATTCAATGCTATAGGGGCATCTAAACTGCATTAGAGCAGAACTAATGAAAGCACCAATGCAATAAGCTTTATTTACTGGGCTGATTAGGACAGAGCCGGAAAAGGAGATGGATAGAGATAGATGACAGGAGTTGGGCGAGTTTTGAACTATGATGTTGCTGTGGATTTGAAATGGCACAGTGCTTGATCCATATAAAAACAAACTTCTTATATCCCATTTAGATTGCAGGCGTTGGTCAACAAATGTTCAAGTTTTTTCCTATTCAATTGTTTAGCCCAATTAACTCAAAGCACATTGTTTCACCCAGGTTTTTCAGACCATCTATTCTACAATTGACAATACTGAGTTGTTTTACTCTGCACGTTTTCCAATCATCTGTTATTTTCTTAAAGAATATTAACCATTATCCAACTCATTGTACATTATCATTACTTTTAAGTATAGTATATTAAGAAACACATCACACAGTTTATTAATCAATTGTATTTATATTCCTTACAAAAAGGTCTGATAGACCTACTTCAAATATACAATGTTCCGAACGAAAAGTGCAAATATGTTCAATTATATACACTGTATGTATAAAACTATCTGGCATAACATCATAAGTGCCAAATTCACTGGGTCACACAGAAAACACTGTCTCTCCATGGCCACGTGTTATTTCATGTCCGGCATAATGAATGTTTAAAGTGGTCTGTAATTccataaagaaaaacatatcATTAACATTCCCCGGAACGTTAATAATCCCAGAGATTGTTTTGGGGATGCCTAAAACCCCCAAACCTGCTGGCAGCATTGTTGGGCAGCCTTCTAGCCAGGGTCTTAAGAAACACTCCATTCACTGTTCTATCAAGCTTGCTTAAAAGGCTTGGCTTGGCCATGTTGCCATTGTGTAGGCGTACACAACCAACTGCATCCAGAAAGAGTCCATTGTCTTCCAACTTCATGTTGAATAACTTCCACCTTGGCCAGATCTTCGGATTCCTCAAAGACGATTTCGATCCAAATTATACTTTGCAGTTTCATTCAGAACAATATGGCAGCGTTATGGTAGCAAATGCGTGGGAGGACATCCGGTGACGGACCCATTTCTGAACGGGCCGTGCAGGCGACGCGTGGCAAAGGTCTGGCCATTCGGGTGAATGAGCAGTAGTGTGAGTTCTATCTCCCTTTTGTGTTTCGGCTGGAGGAGCCGGCTCGACCCCGGACATCGAGCGTCACGTTTTAATGAACTCTCCGTCATCTTTGGCATTTGCCTGGGAAACGCTGCCATATCGAATCAATGGAAGGTTCGTTTTGGTGCGTCTGCTGGCTCTCTCCCCAGACAAGATCCCCTGCCAAGTTCCAGGCTGCCACAGGGTCACAATATGAACTGTCCACACAACCCGAGGGTTAGAACCAGGGTCTTCCAGGGAGGGGTCGTCTGGCACGGCGCCGATCCGAGCGCTATTGCTCTCAGGGAGAACACGGCGTTGGTGTGATTGGTGGGAACCTCGACGTTGCAGATCATTCCCTCGCAGCAAGACACGCACTCCTGGTGGGTCGGTAAAGGGGAGACAGAATGTCAGACAAGAGGGTACATTTGCATGGATTGGGTCTTTAGTCTGGGATTTTATGTACAATGGTcaatattatattgtttaaataaTGTAGAATATACTGGCAATAATGTCTATCTCAACTGTCTATAGTGGTACAATACATTTTTCACAGTAACGTTTCCACTATACTTTAATGGTTATgtcttttcattttttaatacTCAGTACAGTCCTttctgttttgtattttgtactCTCTACTGGGACAATCTAATTTCCTGTCGGGTATATGAAGAAGACCACCTTATCTGATCTGGTCCTGGACTCACCGTGTGCCCTGTCTCCTTGTGGTGCCTGCAGCCCGACTGGCGGCACTCCTCTTGTGCAGCGCATCTCTTTGTCACAAACTTGGTTTTTCCATGAGTGGAGTGGAAGTGGTGTACTGACATACAGAACTGAGTGTCTGATGAAGACAAACGAAATGGGAAAAACATTAAGCTTTGGGAAAACATGTATAATGACTCGATTCCCAACCAAGGAGACCATTGCAAGTCTTTTTGCCAAAAAATCAAGGGAGGAGATCCTACCTTCTGAACACCACTTGTCCTCAGCCCAGATGTTACAGTTGTAGTTGTCCCGCGCTCGCTCACAGGTGAAGCACTTAAAACTATTGGGGAATGGTGTGGCTGCAATACCAAAATAAATCTTAATTTAGAAAAGCTATAAGAGAGGTAGCAATAAGAGGGAAATCTTAATCGGTTGATGTTGTGGATCTGAAATGTTATAATGAGTATTTCTACTTCTGCTGACATTAATAACTGAACATTGAGCGATCTGTTTAGCTGCCATCGGGTCTTACCCTGAACTGGTGGTTTTATGTTGTAGAAGTTGACGCGATCGCTCTTCCCCACCGCGCTGCATATGGCCACTAGGGACAGGACTTGAACTGCGGTGATAGTTTGCAGAGCCATGGGTAAAGCCATGCTCTGCTAGCTGATGCAAGCACCTATAAAAACCTGAAGCAAAGAGTAAACAGACATCATTCAAATGATCCAATCACAATCTACAGACTGCCTCCAGGTCATACATATTGGAAATTCCAGACTCAATGATCTGGCACAAAGAAACGAAACAAAGCCGGAACTGACCCAAAAGCAGAAACAAAATCTCTTATTTTTTGGAGAGTTCTTTTTCTTTCACCTTGGGCTCACGTTACTCTAAATCTCTTAAGACACTTCAGTCTGTGGCTGAGAGCCGGGGTAAGACATCTCGGAGACTATAGACAAACCATTGTGTCCAATAGCACTACAGCCTGGACGTACCTGTTAGGACGGGGTCATCGCTCTCAATGCCAGGTCAGGACCTTTTGGAGTTTTCAGGGTGGCTCAGGTTGCTCTCAGGCTTGGGCCCGCCACCTCTGACCTTTTGGGTACCCTAATGTAAGGTGATTGAGCGGTCAGGTGGGCAGGTGACCGTCGGTAATTGCCTGAGTCAAGGAACCAGAACGCAGGCTCAACTGAACCCATACAAGATACGCCTAATACTTTGCAGTGGCTCATTAATAACCTGCTGCTCTGGGACTTACGTTTTTAAGAGGCAGACGCACTCCACCCCATGTTCTGGCTGTTTACAGACTCCCACTTCCTATGAAGATTTGAGGACTTTCCACAATTCAAATGAAACAGACCCCTAATAAATTAAACTAAAGCACTCAACAGAACTCAAGGCCTGTCGTGACTCGTGACCAATGCTGTGTCGATACAAATGACTGGGCATAAAATACTTATCTCTCATGCGTTTGCCAAGTCAACAGTCACCTGTTCCACCTCAGATAAAACACACTACGAGGGCCACACAAATCACAGCCAGTCATAGCCACTgacccaacacacaaacaatatctAAACCCAAAGCAAACAGCTCTTATCTCGCTGGGTCAGTCATCACCTTTTACCGCTAAAGCAAGCAGGAGAGCAGACGTGCATCAAACGCTAAATTAGCCACGCCGCGCGCCACTCAAAAGTCACTCTTTTTAAACCAACAAACCTTTTGGGCCCCGGCGGCATCCCAAGAGGTTAGGGTGTGTGTCATGTctagaggcaggggggggggggtgcacaggCCTGCTGCAGCTGAGCATGCGTAGGGGCTGGGTTGCAGCAGACTTCAAACTAGCTATGTTTAGTGCTTTTGGgttgcccctcccccacccatctGAACTTGTTTTAAAGTTGTGTTTGAACAATGGCCACTGCGGCACAAACGTTTCGGGGGTAAACACAATAAGTATAAAAACGTTTTCTGTCATTGCGGCAAATAAACTAGGCGGTTAATGCTCAAGCGGTTGTCAGCGTTTAAATACTAAATTCAATGCAGCTTTTTACCCTGAGGTGGTGACTCATGTTAATAGTTAGTTCCTGGTGCCACTAGTGTGTTGATCCCAACTGTGCCTCTGTCTGGTTTGCATGACTTGAAAAATGTCATATCACATTACCTTGCATCCGAAACGTGAAGTAGTTATCTTGCAGACACGCGGGTGcatttacacatgcacacaaacaaatacgtGCAGTAACTTGTGCAAGAGAAAATACcttgttttcgtttttacagtgtcTTAAGAATATGTTTGAGTGCCTTTTAAGCCAAATATATCCTAGAAGCTTCTATCCTATGTAATAGATAATACCACAACAAGATTACgtggaaaaaacaaacataaaaaagacCCAAACTGTCACTCACCAAAATCCAATGTGAAGTTACGACCTAAAACGTAGATGGGAGGATATCCATTGCACAGAGCTGTGAGGGCTTAAAGTCTCCAAGTGAATGCTTTGTATTTATTGTCAGTGTCTTCAGGAGAGTGTTGCAGCACACTGGGGAGCACTCAGGTCAAGAGTGCATGCATGGATTGATTCCTAGTTAAAGTACTACGGGTCATTTCCTCAAGACCTCCCCCTTTCACCCCCAGGgggtcccaacacacacacacacacacacacacacccctccttaaATATATTAGAGCTACGTGATTGGTCAAGAGGTTGGGGCCACTATGTGAACTGCCACCGT harbors:
- the lypd6b gene encoding ly6/PLAUR domain-containing protein 6B, translated to MALPMALQTITAVQVLSLVAICSAVGKSDRVNFYNIKPPVQATPFPNSFKCFTCERARDNYNCNIWAEDKWCSEDTQFCMSVHHFHSTHGKTKFVTKRCAAQEECRQSGCRHHKETGHTECVSCCEGMICNVEVPTNHTNAVFSLRAIALGSAPCQTTPPWKTLVLTLGLCGQFIL